From the Microbacterium thalassium genome, one window contains:
- a CDS encoding glycosyltransferase has protein sequence MTRIVQIVPKMATGSGVAGVAFNLDRELRALGAHVERFTLREALRGKPMRVGKGWRRERFLQAWRVVWFSTVGTRRARKFLAERPDAVSICHNNVMAGDVYVNHGVLFAAMRARGHGVWRMVRNPTHVFTYVRDLIRYRSGIHRAVVALTTGEVETMRRTYGRIRPRTVVISNGVDLERFRPPTPDERAVARGNLSLEDEHRVALFIGHEFDRKGLPIAIAAMAHAPTVLLLVVGGQRTMVEQAHEIAVRHGVADRVMFVGQRADLFPYLAAADMFVFPSVYESSGLVFLEALASGLPVVATPVGVAADLVVDDVNGYLVPREPATIGDRLERIAASDPEGWRTRSRQSVLGYSWRAIAEQYLDLVHELEREHEAERSGR, from the coding sequence ATGACCCGCATCGTGCAGATCGTGCCCAAGATGGCGACCGGCAGCGGCGTCGCCGGCGTTGCGTTCAACCTCGATCGCGAGCTGCGCGCGCTCGGCGCCCACGTCGAGCGGTTCACGCTGCGCGAGGCGCTGCGGGGCAAGCCGATGCGGGTGGGGAAGGGATGGCGCCGCGAGCGCTTCCTGCAGGCATGGCGCGTCGTGTGGTTCAGCACGGTGGGAACCCGCCGGGCGAGGAAGTTCCTCGCAGAGCGCCCCGATGCGGTCTCGATATGCCATAACAACGTGATGGCAGGCGACGTCTACGTCAACCACGGCGTGCTCTTCGCAGCGATGCGGGCCCGCGGCCACGGCGTCTGGCGGATGGTGCGCAACCCCACGCACGTCTTCACCTACGTGCGGGATCTGATCCGCTATCGCAGCGGCATCCATCGGGCCGTCGTCGCCCTGACCACCGGCGAGGTGGAGACGATGCGACGAACATACGGACGCATCCGCCCGCGGACGGTCGTCATCTCCAACGGCGTCGATCTGGAGCGCTTCCGCCCGCCGACGCCCGATGAGCGCGCGGTGGCCCGAGGGAATCTGAGCCTCGAGGATGAGCACCGGGTCGCGCTGTTCATCGGGCACGAATTCGATCGCAAGGGACTGCCCATCGCGATCGCGGCCATGGCCCACGCCCCGACGGTGCTCCTGCTCGTGGTGGGCGGGCAGCGCACCATGGTCGAGCAGGCGCACGAGATCGCCGTCCGCCACGGCGTCGCCGACCGCGTCATGTTCGTCGGCCAGCGCGCGGATCTGTTCCCCTACCTTGCCGCAGCGGACATGTTCGTCTTTCCGAGCGTGTACGAGTCGAGCGGCCTGGTCTTCCTCGAGGCGCTCGCCAGCGGCCTGCCGGTCGTGGCGACTCCGGTGGGCGTCGCGGCCGACCTCGTGGTGGACGACGTCAACGGCTACCTGGTCCCCCGGGAACCGGCGACGATCGGCGACCGTCTCGAGCGCATCGCCGCCTCGGACCCCGAGGGGTGGCGGACCCGGTCGCGCCAGAGCGTGCTGGGCTACTCGTGGCGCGCGATCGCGGAGCAGTACCTCGATCTGGTGCACGAGCTCGAGCGCGAGCACGAGGCCGAACGGAGCGGGCGATGA
- a CDS encoding glycosyltransferase family A protein, which translates to MPSRTSFALIIPTHRRPGFVREAVDSALRQHRPFDHIIVVADGEDDPAIAALADAPVDVIGMPRRGVAAARNAGVERATSDWVCFLDDDDLLHPHYLARIAETVDADADVGAMNCWYWTFAADPARGSEITAASLDECLAAAASAEPRLDMNYLEIEGRSFDLLLERLRGSMSTAAVRREVLLRAGGFPEGMTCAEDWTMYVNVARFTEWRIIRERLAFFRDHGGTNTRTGWAANGLIILRAIRSFWEPSTMPTPPHRPLDAYRRDYRFVLTHTLDAAVRSRDFTTYRQALATAASVLPRRTDRLRAMTPRLLRRAAAFIRRTAR; encoded by the coding sequence ATGCCCTCGCGCACGAGCTTCGCACTTATCATCCCCACCCACCGACGACCGGGATTCGTGCGCGAGGCCGTCGACAGCGCCTTGCGCCAGCATCGTCCGTTCGATCACATCATCGTGGTCGCCGACGGCGAGGACGACCCCGCGATCGCAGCGCTGGCCGACGCGCCGGTCGACGTGATCGGAATGCCCCGCCGCGGCGTCGCGGCGGCGCGCAATGCCGGCGTCGAGCGCGCGACATCCGACTGGGTCTGCTTCCTCGATGACGACGACCTGCTGCATCCGCACTATCTTGCGCGCATCGCCGAGACGGTCGACGCGGACGCCGACGTCGGGGCGATGAACTGCTGGTACTGGACGTTCGCCGCGGACCCGGCACGCGGCAGCGAGATCACCGCCGCCTCGCTCGACGAATGCCTCGCCGCTGCCGCGTCGGCCGAGCCCCGCCTGGACATGAACTACCTCGAGATCGAAGGGCGCAGCTTCGATCTGCTGCTCGAGCGGCTGCGCGGCTCCATGAGCACGGCCGCCGTGCGCCGAGAGGTGCTGCTGCGCGCGGGAGGCTTCCCCGAGGGGATGACCTGTGCGGAGGACTGGACGATGTACGTCAACGTCGCGCGCTTCACGGAGTGGCGGATCATCCGGGAGCGGCTGGCCTTCTTCCGCGACCACGGCGGCACCAATACCCGCACCGGGTGGGCCGCGAACGGCCTCATCATCCTCCGGGCGATCCGCTCCTTCTGGGAGCCGAGCACAATGCCGACTCCCCCGCATCGCCCGCTGGACGCGTATCGCCGCGACTATCGCTTCGTCCTGACGCACACGCTGGACGCCGCGGTCCGCAGCCGTGACTTCACGACCTACCGCCAGGCGCTCGCGACCGCGGCTTCCGTGCTCCCCCGGCGCACCGACCGTCTCCGCGCGATGACACCCCGGCTCCTCCGGCGCGCCGCGGCCTTCATCCGGCGGACGGCCCGCTGA
- a CDS encoding glycosyltransferase family 4 protein, with the protein MTAPLRIVQIAPHIAAGSGIAGVAYELERQFIAAGASVERFTFDEALGRAVDPTTRTRLAHAWDVVWFSTVGSRRAKRHLALRPDAVSICHNDAMAGDVYVNHGLLQTAMRARGNYAWRMVRNPVHLFTAARDRIRYRGHTHRAVVTLSDEESRRLIEIYDRVAAPITVIPNGVDLDRFRPPTDAERAQARAAMGLAADDRLAVFIGHEFDRKGLPLVLEAMRGIDRLRLVVVGGTPDAVAAGRRLAAQYDAAERVTFAGTVADPVPHLWAGDLFVLPSAYESSGLVFLEALASGLPIVATRAGVAPERIDDGVNGFLVDRTATDVERGIREVLALDHGTARVRARESVADLGWPGIAARYLDLARTLARDTASGPLRILHAVRSDGFSGVERFILQLALAQSAAGHTVSIAGGTPDRMREVLAGSGIRHRAARTTLEVARAIRDMRHDVDVVNTHMTAADLAATIALGATRRRPAVVSTRHFARQRGSIGPVPYDRMVRSVVDRELSISDAVARAAGVPSTVVHTGLPDADAIATAGESRRILMAQRLQPEKAAAVGLRVFAASGLAANGWELMIAGDGPERDRLGRQARELGIDGAVTFLGYRTDVPELMTTSDILLAPCPIEGLGLTVLEAMRDGLPVVAARGGGHVELLEGLDPRALFTPGDAAAGGRALRALADDPQGRAALALAARDRQRAAFTLDVQRERTDVVYRAAIAARRGTHGDGP; encoded by the coding sequence ATGACGGCCCCGCTGCGCATCGTGCAGATCGCACCCCACATCGCCGCCGGCAGCGGCATCGCGGGAGTAGCGTACGAGCTCGAGCGCCAGTTCATCGCAGCCGGCGCGAGCGTCGAGCGCTTCACATTCGACGAGGCCCTCGGGCGCGCCGTCGATCCGACGACACGGACGCGCCTGGCCCACGCGTGGGACGTCGTGTGGTTCAGCACCGTGGGATCCCGACGTGCGAAGCGCCATCTCGCCCTCCGTCCGGATGCCGTCTCGATCTGCCACAACGATGCGATGGCCGGCGATGTGTACGTCAATCACGGACTCCTGCAGACGGCCATGCGCGCACGGGGGAACTACGCGTGGCGCATGGTCCGCAATCCCGTGCACCTGTTCACCGCGGCGCGCGACCGCATCCGCTACCGCGGCCACACGCATCGGGCCGTCGTCACGCTCAGCGACGAGGAATCCCGGCGTCTCATCGAGATCTACGACCGCGTGGCCGCGCCCATCACCGTCATCCCGAACGGCGTGGACCTGGACCGCTTCCGGCCGCCGACGGATGCCGAGCGCGCACAGGCCCGGGCCGCGATGGGACTCGCCGCAGACGACCGGCTCGCCGTCTTCATCGGCCACGAGTTCGACCGCAAGGGACTCCCTCTGGTCCTCGAGGCGATGCGCGGGATCGACCGGCTCCGGCTGGTCGTTGTCGGAGGGACGCCGGATGCCGTCGCGGCCGGGCGCCGCCTCGCCGCCCAGTATGACGCCGCCGAGCGCGTGACGTTCGCCGGCACGGTGGCCGACCCGGTGCCGCATCTGTGGGCGGGTGACCTCTTCGTCCTGCCGAGCGCGTACGAGTCCAGCGGACTGGTGTTCCTCGAGGCACTCGCGTCCGGCCTGCCGATCGTCGCGACCCGTGCGGGCGTCGCCCCCGAGCGCATCGACGACGGAGTGAACGGATTCCTCGTCGACCGCACCGCCACAGATGTCGAGAGGGGCATCAGAGAGGTGCTCGCGCTCGACCACGGGACCGCCCGCGTGCGCGCTCGCGAAAGCGTCGCCGACCTCGGGTGGCCGGGCATCGCGGCGCGGTACCTCGACCTCGCCCGCACGCTCGCGCGGGACACCGCCTCGGGCCCGCTGCGCATCCTGCACGCCGTCCGCTCCGACGGCTTCTCGGGTGTCGAGCGGTTCATCCTGCAGCTCGCCCTCGCCCAGTCGGCCGCCGGTCACACCGTCTCGATCGCGGGCGGCACCCCCGACCGCATGCGAGAGGTGCTCGCCGGAAGCGGCATCCGCCACCGCGCGGCGCGAACCACCCTCGAGGTCGCCCGCGCAATCCGCGACATGCGTCACGACGTAGACGTGGTCAACACCCACATGACGGCCGCGGACCTCGCCGCGACGATCGCTCTGGGCGCGACCCGGCGCCGGCCCGCGGTCGTGTCGACGCGCCACTTCGCCCGGCAACGGGGGTCGATCGGTCCGGTGCCGTACGACCGGATGGTGCGGTCTGTCGTGGATCGCGAGCTGTCGATCAGCGACGCCGTCGCCCGCGCGGCCGGCGTGCCCAGCACCGTGGTGCACACGGGGCTGCCCGACGCCGACGCGATCGCCACCGCAGGTGAGAGCCGCCGGATCCTAATGGCCCAGCGGCTGCAGCCCGAGAAGGCCGCGGCTGTCGGTCTGCGCGTGTTCGCGGCGAGCGGTCTCGCCGCGAACGGGTGGGAGCTGATGATCGCCGGTGATGGCCCCGAGCGCGACCGGCTGGGACGTCAGGCGCGCGAACTGGGGATCGACGGCGCCGTGACGTTCCTCGGCTACCGCACCGACGTGCCGGAGCTCATGACGACCAGCGACATCCTGCTCGCGCCGTGTCCGATCGAGGGTCTCGGGCTCACCGTCCTCGAGGCGATGCGCGACGGCCTGCCCGTCGTCGCGGCCCGCGGCGGCGGGCATGTCGAGTTGCTGGAAGGTCTCGATCCGCGCGCGCTGTTCACGCCAGGGGATGCGGCCGCCGGTGGCCGAGCGCTCCGAGCGCTCGCGGATGACCCCCAGGGTCGTGCCGCGCTCGCTCTGGCGGCGCGCGACAGGCAGAGGGCCGCCTTCACGCTCGACGTGCAGAGAGAGCGGACGGACGTCGTGTACCGGGCGGCGATCGCCGCGCGACGAGGCACGCACGGAGACGGGCCGTGA
- a CDS encoding glycosyltransferase family 2 protein: MEAQIRHTVCIVTYRRSSYLTRCLEALRNDVSESTQVVVVDASPESDRDAVHVAFPTAEYVHDTSVAGWMTRARNVALLSVKGRVVSFLDDDVVVRPGWQAAVLAAFEDAAVAAVAGRTCNGIDGEEHYAQPVGRLLPDGGLTEGFASLPTEPVDVDHGIGANMSFRTSVIARLGGFRDDYPGTAMREDTDIYLRVRAIGGRAVFAPEAVVDHLPAPHVTGARFDTRYKLYARRNHMVLLARDGGLRSPVLRRWIGREFRSVVRAPGLVGKASRFGVTAIGIGWGALAAVRDAAWNPTPPTRSDAKGARIRAALDEAAA, from the coding sequence ATGGAAGCCCAGATCCGTCACACCGTGTGCATCGTCACCTATCGACGTTCCTCGTACCTGACCCGCTGTCTCGAGGCGCTGCGGAATGACGTGAGCGAGTCCACGCAGGTCGTGGTCGTGGATGCCTCGCCCGAGAGCGACCGCGATGCGGTTCATGTCGCCTTCCCGACGGCGGAGTACGTGCACGACACCTCCGTCGCGGGCTGGATGACCCGCGCGCGCAACGTTGCGCTGCTGTCGGTGAAAGGCCGGGTCGTCAGCTTCCTCGACGACGACGTCGTCGTTCGACCAGGCTGGCAGGCCGCGGTGCTGGCGGCCTTCGAGGACGCGGCCGTCGCCGCTGTCGCCGGCCGCACATGCAACGGGATCGACGGAGAGGAGCACTACGCGCAGCCGGTCGGTCGGCTTCTGCCCGACGGCGGCTTGACGGAGGGGTTCGCGTCGCTGCCGACCGAGCCGGTGGACGTGGACCACGGCATCGGGGCGAACATGTCGTTCCGCACCAGCGTCATCGCACGCCTCGGCGGATTCCGCGACGACTATCCCGGCACAGCCATGCGCGAGGACACCGATATCTACCTGCGCGTCCGCGCGATCGGGGGTCGCGCCGTGTTCGCGCCCGAAGCCGTGGTCGACCATCTCCCTGCGCCGCACGTCACGGGCGCGCGGTTCGACACACGGTACAAGTTGTACGCCCGCCGCAACCACATGGTGCTCCTTGCGCGCGACGGCGGCCTGCGCTCGCCCGTGCTTCGCCGATGGATCGGGCGGGAGTTCCGGTCCGTCGTGCGGGCGCCGGGCCTGGTTGGAAAGGCCTCGCGGTTCGGCGTCACTGCGATCGGCATCGGCTGGGGCGCTCTTGCGGCCGTCCGTGATGCGGCCTGGAACCCCACCCCGCCCACCCGCTCGGATGCCAAGGGCGCACGAATCCGTGCGGCCCTCGACGAGGCGGCGGCCTAG
- a CDS encoding glycosyltransferase, translating into MTDLVVVSLEAWDDVWRRNQHLVSRLLDADPALRVLFVEPAADPLHDLASRRIPGRGMAPTPVEEYRGRLMRYRPVKLLPRRIDPSADDRLARAVRTVAVRAGMTAPLLWLNAPTAAPLARLTGWPALYDITDDWAVADRPSSELDRIRADEAWLLENATVVVCSSELARRKQPLAGAPVALIPNAVDVDAYRVPRPRPSDLPPRSAVYVGTLHRDRLDVDLCIETARGLGDRGRVVLVGPNALDATDSERLLDGGVLMLGARPRDEVIAYLQHADVLIVPHIVSPFTESLDPIKLYEYTAVGRPVISTPVAGFRDALDESIRTAPAVVFARAVSASIPAATTFPEGADAEVPGWDERAAAMRAIIERMR; encoded by the coding sequence GTGACCGACCTGGTCGTCGTCTCACTCGAAGCCTGGGACGACGTGTGGCGACGGAACCAGCACCTCGTCTCGCGACTGCTCGACGCGGATCCGGCCCTGCGTGTGCTATTCGTCGAGCCGGCCGCAGATCCGCTGCATGACCTCGCTTCTCGCAGGATCCCCGGGCGCGGCATGGCGCCGACTCCGGTCGAAGAGTACAGGGGGCGGCTGATGCGCTACCGACCGGTCAAGCTCCTCCCCCGCCGCATCGATCCAAGCGCGGACGACCGGCTCGCACGCGCCGTGCGCACGGTGGCCGTCCGAGCGGGGATGACCGCCCCGCTGCTGTGGCTGAACGCACCCACAGCCGCCCCGCTGGCGAGACTGACAGGATGGCCGGCGCTCTACGACATCACCGACGACTGGGCGGTCGCGGATCGACCTTCGTCCGAACTCGACCGCATCCGCGCCGATGAGGCATGGCTCCTGGAGAACGCCACCGTCGTCGTCTGCTCGTCCGAACTCGCACGGCGCAAGCAGCCATTGGCCGGGGCGCCCGTCGCGCTCATCCCCAACGCCGTCGACGTCGACGCCTACCGCGTGCCCCGTCCACGGCCGTCCGATCTCCCGCCCCGCTCGGCGGTCTATGTCGGAACGCTCCACCGCGACCGGCTCGACGTCGACCTGTGCATCGAGACGGCACGAGGCCTCGGTGATCGCGGCCGCGTCGTGCTCGTGGGTCCCAACGCGCTCGACGCGACCGACTCGGAGCGTCTGCTGGACGGCGGCGTGCTGATGCTCGGTGCCCGACCGCGTGATGAGGTGATCGCCTACCTGCAGCACGCGGATGTGCTCATCGTCCCCCATATCGTGTCGCCGTTCACCGAGAGCCTCGACCCGATCAAGCTGTACGAGTACACGGCGGTGGGCCGCCCCGTGATCTCGACACCCGTCGCGGGCTTCCGGGATGCGCTCGACGAGAGCATCCGCACCGCACCCGCGGTCGTCTTCGCACGGGCCGTCAGTGCGTCGATCCCGGCGGCGACGACGTTCCCCGAGGGGGCGGACGCGGAGGTTCCGGGATGGGACGAACGCGCGGCGGCGATGCGTGCCATCATCGAGCGGATGCGGTGA
- a CDS encoding glycosyltransferase, whose protein sequence is MRVLRISHSATVPAWRGRERALRGLGVEVELLAAARWHAGGTEVSLDQGDEPQTHPVRTWGRHPALFLYDPRPIWHALGERWDVLDLHEEPFALATAEVLLLRALRRNRAPYVLYTAQNLRKRYPVPFRWLERFALRGASGISACNGEAAQIAEDKGFAGRARVIPLGVDPAEFAPGPARTPGESDAVDAGFVGRLVPEKGIDVLLDAVAREPRLRIRFAGSGPLADDLAEQAAARGIGDRVRLIGALAPEAVADFYRSVDVVAVPSLPRAGWTEQFGRVAVEAMACGTPVVSSDAGALPDVVGGAGLVVPHGDASALARALIAASGPERDALREAGLARAAECSWDAVGREYVDLYRSVTHTASTERERGVEIVVVAYGAPDLLREALEPLAGMPVTVVDNSSMPAIAAIAEESGARYIDSGANLGFGTAVNRALRERLLPGTDVLLVNPDARVAPEQIAILQRALHQDPRLASVGPSQTDEAGHDARVEWVFPSPANAWLEAVGLARLQRGPRFVIGSVLLLRAEALAQVGGFDEHFFLYAEETDWAYRAHLLGWRHRAVAEARAVHVGAGTSGDSRRRELHFHASQERYLRKHFGWAGWQAARIAIWSGALGRATALRGERARGARRRLAIYRLGPLKAEAHLAQEGAS, encoded by the coding sequence GCCACCCGGCCCTGTTCCTCTACGACCCTCGCCCGATCTGGCACGCACTCGGCGAGCGCTGGGATGTGCTCGACCTGCATGAGGAGCCATTCGCCCTCGCGACCGCCGAGGTGCTGCTGCTGCGGGCGCTGCGACGAAACCGGGCGCCCTACGTTCTCTACACGGCCCAGAATCTGCGCAAGCGGTACCCCGTGCCGTTCCGCTGGCTGGAGCGGTTCGCACTGCGCGGCGCTTCGGGGATCTCGGCCTGCAACGGCGAGGCCGCGCAGATCGCGGAGGACAAGGGGTTCGCCGGTCGCGCTCGAGTGATCCCCCTGGGGGTCGACCCGGCCGAGTTCGCGCCTGGACCCGCACGCACTCCGGGCGAGTCCGACGCCGTCGACGCCGGCTTCGTCGGTCGCCTGGTGCCCGAGAAGGGGATCGACGTGCTGCTGGACGCTGTCGCCCGTGAGCCCCGGCTTCGCATTCGGTTCGCCGGCTCGGGCCCGCTCGCCGACGATCTCGCCGAGCAGGCGGCGGCGCGCGGCATCGGCGACCGCGTCCGGCTCATCGGCGCGCTTGCGCCGGAGGCGGTCGCCGACTTCTATCGCTCGGTCGACGTGGTCGCGGTGCCATCGCTGCCCCGCGCCGGCTGGACCGAGCAATTCGGGCGCGTGGCCGTCGAGGCGATGGCGTGCGGCACGCCCGTCGTGTCGAGCGATGCGGGGGCTCTCCCCGACGTCGTGGGCGGCGCGGGCCTGGTCGTGCCGCACGGCGACGCATCCGCTCTCGCCCGAGCGCTCATCGCCGCGAGCGGGCCCGAGCGCGACGCGCTGCGGGAGGCGGGGCTGGCCCGCGCCGCGGAATGCTCATGGGACGCGGTGGGCCGCGAGTACGTGGACCTCTACCGCTCGGTCACGCACACGGCATCCACCGAGCGAGAGCGCGGGGTCGAGATCGTCGTGGTCGCGTACGGGGCGCCGGATCTGCTGCGCGAGGCGCTCGAGCCCCTCGCCGGCATGCCGGTCACGGTCGTCGACAACTCGTCGATGCCCGCGATCGCCGCGATCGCCGAGGAGTCCGGCGCCCGCTACATCGATTCAGGGGCGAACCTCGGATTCGGCACCGCCGTCAACCGGGCGCTGCGCGAGCGGCTGCTGCCTGGCACCGACGTGCTGCTGGTCAACCCGGACGCACGCGTCGCGCCCGAGCAGATCGCGATTCTGCAGCGCGCGCTGCACCAGGATCCTCGGCTGGCGAGTGTCGGCCCCTCCCAGACGGATGAGGCCGGGCACGATGCGCGCGTCGAGTGGGTGTTCCCGTCGCCGGCGAACGCGTGGCTCGAGGCGGTCGGCCTGGCACGCCTGCAGCGCGGACCCCGCTTCGTGATCGGCTCGGTGCTGCTGCTGCGCGCCGAGGCGCTGGCCCAGGTCGGCGGGTTCGACGAGCACTTCTTCCTCTACGCCGAGGAGACCGACTGGGCGTATCGTGCGCACCTTCTCGGATGGCGCCATCGCGCCGTGGCCGAGGCCCGCGCTGTCCACGTCGGCGCCGGCACGAGCGGCGACAGCCGGCGGCGAGAGCTGCACTTCCACGCGTCGCAGGAGCGCTACCTGCGCAAGCATTTCGGATGGGCCGGGTGGCAGGCGGCCCGGATCGCGATCTGGTCCGGGGCCCTCGGGCGAGCCACCGCTCTGCGCGGCGAGCGGGCGCGGGGGGCCCGCCGGCGGCTGGCGATCTACCGCCTCGGTCCTCTGAAGGCCGAGGCGCACCTGGCTCAGGAGGGCGCCTCATGA
- a CDS encoding ABC transporter ATP-binding protein, translated as MQRSPQQPGLIAQLRSMLEMAGARPLPWISGIIAVSLILAALDTLGVAAMVPLTQLMTGASTDSGALKILADTFGTSDPAELIPIVALVVAGLFIGKSIAAIFFRWWLLGRTSKIAALSATELLRRYVLAPYADHRARRVSEVYRSINEATNQSASVLLALVSLVTDILVLTAIGAVLAVAASTVTVLTIAVFAVAVVGIQRLLRRRQSRIGEEMAAASLEAWSFLIPGLDGFREARLTSSASAFVEGFRKARLRSAHAARQMGIVAEAPRYVLEIGFIVAILVISVLLFTSSDPATAFTVLGVFAAASVRAIPTLNRVTGSLTTMRVGRVGLGIFTRAASELAAGGAHDEVPRSDERYAGDIAIRDLSFAYRGSDDPVLRDLTLTIAANRTTAFVGSSGAGKSTLVDLVLGLLEPTRGTIECGGRSILDDRAAWYSGLGVVPQDVFLVNDTLLANIAFGVPEADADLDRVHEVIRMAQLEEVVAGLPEGLHTTVGDRGVRLSGGQRQRVGLARALYRRPSVLVLDEATSALDNVTEHEIAMTLEGLKGTLTIIIVAHRLSTVRNADTLVFLQDGTISAKGRFDEVRRENADFARLVKLGELT; from the coding sequence ATGCAGCGCTCGCCGCAGCAGCCGGGCCTGATCGCCCAGCTCCGCTCGATGCTCGAGATGGCCGGCGCCCGCCCGCTGCCGTGGATCTCGGGGATCATCGCGGTGTCGCTGATCCTCGCCGCCCTCGACACCCTCGGCGTCGCCGCCATGGTGCCCCTGACGCAGCTGATGACCGGCGCGAGCACCGACAGCGGCGCGCTGAAGATCCTCGCCGACACGTTCGGCACGTCGGACCCGGCCGAGCTGATCCCGATCGTGGCCCTCGTGGTCGCCGGGCTCTTCATCGGCAAGAGCATCGCCGCGATCTTCTTCCGGTGGTGGCTACTGGGCCGGACGTCCAAGATCGCCGCGCTGTCGGCCACCGAGCTGCTCAGGCGGTACGTGCTGGCCCCCTACGCCGACCATCGCGCACGGCGCGTCAGCGAGGTGTACCGGTCGATCAACGAGGCGACGAACCAGTCCGCCTCGGTCCTGCTCGCCCTGGTGAGCCTGGTGACGGACATCCTCGTGCTCACCGCCATCGGCGCCGTGCTCGCGGTCGCCGCCTCGACCGTGACCGTGCTGACCATCGCGGTGTTCGCCGTCGCCGTCGTCGGCATCCAGCGCCTCCTCCGCCGGCGCCAGTCTCGCATCGGCGAGGAGATGGCGGCGGCGAGCCTCGAAGCCTGGTCGTTCCTCATCCCCGGCCTCGACGGATTCCGCGAGGCGCGCCTGACCTCGAGCGCCTCGGCGTTCGTCGAGGGATTCCGCAAGGCGCGCCTGCGCAGCGCCCATGCGGCGCGGCAGATGGGCATCGTCGCCGAGGCTCCGCGGTACGTGCTTGAAATCGGGTTCATCGTGGCGATCCTCGTCATCTCGGTGCTGCTGTTCACGTCCTCCGACCCCGCGACGGCGTTCACGGTGCTCGGCGTCTTCGCCGCGGCTTCCGTCAGGGCGATCCCGACGCTCAACCGCGTCACCGGCAGTCTCACCACGATGCGCGTCGGCCGCGTCGGCCTCGGCATCTTCACGCGAGCGGCATCCGAGCTCGCCGCCGGCGGCGCCCACGACGAGGTGCCCCGCAGCGACGAGCGCTACGCGGGCGACATCGCGATCCGCGACCTGAGCTTCGCGTACCGCGGCTCGGACGACCCCGTGCTTCGCGACCTCACCCTGACGATCGCGGCGAACCGCACGACGGCCTTCGTCGGCTCCAGCGGCGCCGGCAAGTCCACCCTCGTCGACCTCGTGCTCGGCCTGCTCGAGCCGACGAGAGGCACGATCGAGTGCGGCGGCCGCTCCATCCTCGACGACCGCGCCGCCTGGTATTCGGGGCTCGGCGTGGTGCCGCAGGACGTCTTCCTCGTCAACGACACGCTGCTGGCCAACATCGCCTTCGGCGTGCCCGAAGCGGATGCCGACCTCGACCGCGTGCACGAGGTCATCCGCATGGCTCAGCTCGAGGAGGTGGTCGCGGGCCTCCCCGAAGGCCTGCACACGACCGTCGGCGACCGCGGCGTGCGCCTCTCGGGCGGCCAGCGACAGCGGGTCGGCCTGGCGCGCGCTCTCTACCGCCGCCCGTCGGTGCTCGTACTCGACGAGGCCACGTCCGCTCTCGACAATGTCACCGAGCACGAGATCGCGATGACCCTCGAAGGACTCAAGGGCACGCTCACCATCATCATCGTCGCCCACCGCCTGTCCACCGTGCGCAACGCCGACACGCTCGTGTTCCTTCAGGACGGCACGATCTCGGCGAAGGGTCGGTTCGACGAGGTGCGGCGCGAGAACGCCGACTTCGCGCGCCTCGTGAAGCTCGGCGAGCTGACCTAG